A stretch of the Musa acuminata AAA Group cultivar baxijiao chromosome BXJ2-7, Cavendish_Baxijiao_AAA, whole genome shotgun sequence genome encodes the following:
- the LOC135618029 gene encoding transcription factor JAMYB-like, whose product MEVHKRLLAWDAESPPSEEMELEELRRGPWTVEEDIVLVEHVTEHGEGRWNALARRAGLKRTGKSCRLRWLNYLRPDVRRGNITPEEHVLILDLHSRWGNRWSKIARYLPGRTDNEIKNYWRTRVQKHAKQRDAGGAARRRWTPCLPEPIHAASCGFPSSSYVGPIAALGHPPPPYLFGQPEQAIAACTETAASSSSTTSKDSIPTTAQGGGMIESGEEMLGVGGGGDGWAESQLPCPLNHDELENVGWESEGLLSGDYLWAVDDSWSMNQ is encoded by the exons ATGGAGGTCCATAAAAGGCTGCTTGCTTGGGACGCAGAATCACCACCAAGCGAGGAGATGGAGCTAGAAGAGCTCAGAAGAGGGCCGTGGACTGTGGAAGAAGACATCGTGCTCGTCGAACACGTCACCGAGCATGGCGAGGGCCGATGGAATGCCCTCGCTCGTCGTGCAG GTCTGAAGCGAACTGGAAAGAGCTGCAGGCTTCGATGGCTCAACTATCTCCGCCCGGATGTTCGGCGTGGTAACATTACTCCGGAGGAGCATGTTCTCATCCTCGACCTCCACTCTCGCTGGGGAAATCG GTGGTCCAAAATAGCACGGTATCTACCGGGCAGGACTGACAACGAAATAAAGAATTACTGGAGGACTCGGGTGCAAAAGCACGCCAAACAACGCGACGCCGGCGGCGCAGCGCGGCGTCGGTGGACGCCCTGCCTTCCCGAACCAATCCATGCGGCCTCCTGCGGCTTTCCTTCCTCCTCCTACGTCGGCCCCATCGCCGCCCTGGGCCATCCTCCACCGCCCTACTTGTTCGGGCAGCCGGAGCAGGCGATCGCGGCATGCACGGAGACGGctgcgtcgtcgtcgtcgacgacGTCGAAGGACTCGATTCCGACCACTGCACAGGGCGGCGGGATGATCGAAAGTGGCGAGGAGATGCTCGGTGTCGGTGGCGGTGGGGATGGGTGGGCCGAGTCCCAGCTGCCTTGTCCCCTGaatcatgacgagcttgagaacgtCGGATGGGAATCAGAGGGCTTGTTGAGCGGTGATTACTTGTGGGCTGTGGATGACAGTTGGTCCATGAATCAGTAG
- the LOC135616742 gene encoding probable glycerol-3-phosphate acyltransferase 3, whose amino-acid sequence MASKSFSKFFAYFYRFLLRRLRSAHATHIRFQNWPPLPDKLSGQTVVCHMEGGLLRSSSIFPYFMLVALEAGGFFRALLLLLLCPVIACLGHEMRLRIMVVVCFCGLRKEKFKLGRTVLPKFFLEDVGMEGFEILRRSQRKVCVSAMPTVMVEGFLREYLEAEVAVGRELKVFGGYYTGLMEKDSLASKVLLGREKAREADVIGFGGYPNSVHLPLFSHCKEVYLVSEADKRKWRVLPRTEYPKPLIFHDGRIAFRPTPISTLCMFLWIPLAFLLSIARAAIFIFLPYIFSVPLLCFMGMHSRVITSPRSHQATRRQLYISNHRTLLDPLYISAALGHHVTATTYSVSRISEMLSPIRTVRLTRNRDQDKGLMKKLLHEGALVVCPEGTTCREPYLIRFSPLFAEVSEDVVPVALESRVSMFYGTSTSKLKFLDPLCFLMNPFPRYVVEFMEKVATGWIGGNKCSSCEIANHLQGEIGKLLGFECTSFTRRDKYLMLASNDGSV is encoded by the exons ATGGCATCGAAGTCCTTCTCCAAGTTCTTTGCCTACTTCTATCGTTTTCTTCTGCGGAGACTCAGAAGTGCCCATGCAACCCACATAAGGTTTCAGAACTGGCCTCCTCTACCTGATAAGCTCTCTGGCCAAACCGTAGTTTGTCACATGGAGGGAGGCCTTCTGAGGTCTTCTTCCATCTTCCCATACTTCATGCTCGTGGCCTTGGAAGCAGGAGGGTTCTTCAGGGCCCTTCTCCTCTTGCTATTGTGCCCTGTGATTGCCTGTCTCGGCCATGAGATGAGGCTAAGGATCATGGTAGTGGTCTGCTTCTGTGGGCTGAGGAAGGAGAAGTTCAAGTTAGGGAGGACTGTGCTGCCCAAGTTTTTCTTGGAGGACGTCGGCATGGAAGGCTTTGAGATCCTGAGGAGGAGCCAAAGGAAGGTGTGCGTCAGCGCAATGCCGACGGTTATGGTGGAAGGGTTTCTGAGGGAGTATTTGGAGGCGGAGGTAGCGGTGGGTAGGGAGTTGAAGGTGTTTGGTGGGTACTAcaccgggttgatggagaaggacAGTCTGGCCTCAAAGGTGTTGTTGGGAAGAGAGAAGGCGAGGGAAGCCGATGTTATTGGATTTGGAGGCTATCCGAACTCTGTTCATCTTCCCCTCTTCTCCCACTGCAAG GAAGTGTACTTGGTGAGTGAAGCAGACAAGAGAAAATGGCGTGTTCTACCAAGAACAGAGTACCCCAAGCCCCTCATCTTCCATGATGGCAGAATAGCCTTTAGACCAACCCCAATTTCCACCCTCTGCATGTTCCTGTGGATCCCCCTCGCCTTCCTCCTCTCCATCGCGCGAGCTGCCATCTTCATCTTCCTCCCCTACATCTTCTCCGTCCCCTTACTGTGCTTCATGGGCATGCACTCGAGGGTCATCACCTCACCGCGGAGCCATCAAGCCACGCGGCGCCAGCTCTACATCAGCAACCACCGCACCCTCCTCGATCCCCTCTACATCTCCGCTGCTCTCGGCCACCATGTCACTGCAACCACGTACAGTGTCAGCCGTATTAGCGAGATGCTGTCCCCTATAAGGACCGTCAGGCTGACGAGGAACAGGGATCAGGACAAAGGATTGATGAAGAAGCTGCTCCACGAAGGGGCGCTCGTGGTGTGCCCCGAGGGGACTACCTGCCGCGAACCGTACCTCATCCGGTTCAGCCCGCTGTTCGCGGAGGTAAGCGAGGACGTCGTGCCGGTGGCACTGGAGTCCCGTGTCAGCATGTTCTACGGCACGAGCACCAGCAAGCTCAAGTTCTTGGACCCGTTGTGCTTCCTCATGAATCCCTTTCCTCGCTACGTGGTGGAGTTCATGGAGAAGGTGGCCACCGGCTGGATCGGTGGGAATAAGTGCAGCAGCTGCGAGATCGCCAATCATCTCCAGGGAGAGATTGGGAAGCTCTTGGGTTTCGAATGCACTAGCTTTACCAGGAGAGATAAGTATCTGATGCTCGCAAGCAACGATGGGAGTGTTTGA